TCTTCTCCACTTCTTCCTTCTACAACACCCAACAAAAAACAGCCCAAATAAATTagattttttatataatataatgatgTGCTGTTGAGAAGCAGAAAAGATAATCTATCTATGTGTGTGTATATACATAAAATGTATGTATGTACACACATTGAGGTGGTCAGTAACAGGTAGCCTGGCTCCATGAACGGCTGAACGGTTGGGCGGTTTAGTTAGCAGGAGACGGAGTTGGTGATGCTTCCTTCGGGTACCACTAGACCACCAACCACTTAGTAATCTTCCCTGCATTTTCGCAGTTCTGGTCTGTTCTTCTATGCTATGCGTACCTGTTCTGTATTACATATATAAGTGGTGTAAAAAAACGTTAAAGGACATCGTTGGAGCATCAGTTTCAGTGCATGTTTGACACATGTACAAGTAAAACTAGTCATTTTTTCTGTTACTTTGTTTTGCTTCCTATCTTTCCCTTATTTTACGTTTTCTCGTTTTCACATTTTCATTTCCACGGCATCCGTACTTAGGAGGAAGATTGAAATTTCTTCTTACAGCTGCATgtgaaaatataaagaaaaataatttctcaactcataaaattcacagtttttattttcttttcaagcTTTTTGACCACTCATAATTCGCAACTTTTTTTGGTCTTAAATTAGGATATATGTTTATCAGTGAATTAAAAtagatgattttttatttttaaaacaatcgTAGGGATATGAGTCATTTTCATACCAAATTCACCAATTTGATAAATTTTGAcagtttttttttaacaaaataaaaaaatagatatttgcATAGAAGTACTTAAATTATTACGTTTGTATCACTTAAGTACTCAAGTTATTTTTTTGCTGGCGAAAGTAATTTCTGTTCATATTTTGTTGCAGCCGTCAGTTACAACCGTTTAGTGTGTTTGTGATATATTTGTAAAAGTACCAAATTTAATATTTGTGGTGAAagtaactaatttaattaatatatgtgGCAAAAATACTTAAATTGTGAGATATTTACGGCAAAAGTACCGAGTTTATAAGCAAATTTGACATAACGTAATGGACTTAGCGACAAAATAAACAACTGTAATAAAATATGGACAAAATGTACTTTCGCCgataaaaaaataacttaatatatCTTATTTAACAATCTCTTAATGTCATATAATTTATTGGGAAAACACTTAGATGACAAGAAAATTAGACAATAATTATTTTCTTGTtcaaatcaaaataataaatttaaaacttaaaaaaaaaattaaagaaaactaaaatatataaaaaaaattgaagtaaaCAAtacaaaaattaacaaataaataatattgatttttgTTTAAAGCATTCTTAAAGGTGCAACATTACCCAAAATTTTATAACTAAATTCAAATTATAGATCTATAATTACTATATTTATAGTTTTTATGATtcgtaattataattattaatataaaatatatagatTTAAAATGATATTATTTTGAGACTTAtaagaaattaatttttatttattaagattttttaaaatttattatcataattataatttttaatataatatttagatTTAAAACAATTTTTTCAATGGAAATTATCCATAACATATTTAATTTTTGCCTAAAAAAAAAGTAGAGTTGGGCTAGAGTAACAACCACTTGTTGACACGTCGACTGGGCTGTGTGGTGGGCCGATATAGGGTCATTTTCAGGCACCGACAGCTAGTTTCTTTCTTGTTGGGCTATCTCGTTTGTTAAAACCACTcaatcttctctctctctctctctctctctctgtagtGTCAAGTGTAGTGCACACCCAACGACTGTCATCGTAGATTTACTCTCTTAACAATCCAGATCTTTCTCCTACATAACTCAGCTACACATTGacagttttttcctttttctcgGGAACCAAACACTACCGAGAAAATTTCACCTTTCGCTTCTTAATTGCTTCTAATCCCCTTCTCCATTTGGTCACTCTTTGCAGTAGTTTGCCATTGGAGGCGAAGCAAATGGAGAGACCTGATTCCTTATCGTCCTCCGACGAGGAAGACGATCGCCATACCCTGATTGAGCAGAACGACAGGAAGCCCCCAAATTCTACTCGATCCACTTTTCACATTGATGACGACGATGTCGGCCACCGCAACAACGAGTTTCGATCTCGAATACGTCCTCGTTTCAGCTCATTTAATTCGCTTAACAAGAGGTACCTATTTGCCATTTTCTTACCTCTCGTCATTGTCGTTTTGTATTTCTCCGTCGACGTCCGCAACCTCTTCTCCACCAATTTCTCCGGTATTCGATTCGATTCCCTCTCCGACCGGTTGCGCGAGTCCGAGTTACGCGCTCTTTACTTGCTCAGGAAACAGCAATTAGGTCTTTTTACTCTTTGGAATCAGACATTTCATGATTCTTCCTCAATTTCTTCTAATTCTTCCTCTTCTTCAAATAACTCTTCAATTGAAACTCAGCAAAATTTATTACTCGAAGACCTGAAATTTTCGGTGCTTAGGCAAATTTCACTGAACAAAGAGATTCAACAAGTCTTGTTATCGCCTCATCGGTCGGGGAACTCGAGCTCCACAGGGTTGGAAAGTGATTCTGACGATCCCAGTCTTGGTGGGTTTGGTCTCAATAGGTGTGGAAAGGTTGACCAGAAGTTTTCACAGAGAAAAACGATTGAGTGGAAACCAAATTCGAATAAGTTTCTGTTCGCCATTTGCTTATCGGGCCAAATGTCCAATCATTTGATTTGCTTGGAGAAACATATGTTCTTTGCAGCTCTTCTAAATCGAGTTTTAGTTATTCCTAGTTCCAAAGTGGATTACCAATACAATAGAGTGTTGGATATCGAACACATTAATAAGTGTCTAGGAAGAAAAGCTGTCATTGCCTTTGAAGAATTTGCTGAGGGTAAGAAGAACCGCATGCACATTAATAGGTTTATCTGTTATTTTTCGCTTCCTCAGCCTTGTTATGTGGATGATGAACATATTAAGAAGCTCAAAGGATTGGGGATCACAATGGGTAAACTTGAATCTGCATGGGTGGAAGATGTTAaaaagcccagcaagagaacagtTCAAGATTTTCTGTCTAAGTTTTCTTCTAGTGATGACGTTATTGCCATCGGGGATGTTTTCTTTGCCGATGTGGAGAAAGAATGGGTGCTTCAGCCTGGTGGTCCCCTTGCTCACAAGTGCAACGCTCTGATCGAACCCAGTCGTCTTATAATGCTTACAGCGCAGCGCTTTATACAAACATTCTTGGGAAGGAACTTTGTAGCTCTTCATTTCCGGCGGCATGGCTTTTTGAAGTTCTGGTACACTTTTCCTTTCCCTGTTTCTCCTATCCTATCTTTACTAAAGTGGTGATCTTTGTTTCAATAatatgtcttcttcttcttcttctttggtgCATTTTCCGCTGGTATATTGGGGTATTAAACATTTATAGGAACACTTTGTTGTGGTTATATTAAAGCTTGACGAATTCCCTTTCTCACCTGTGCCTCATTGTGAAACGTTAACTGTTAATCTATCTTTTTGAGCTGCTTAGAGCAACTAGTTGAAAATCCAGATTACTATCTTTAATCTTTTAAAACAGTGGGTCCATCTGCAATAACTGTGATTGGTTGTAAGAAACTGCCACATAATGTTTGGTGTAGCCATGATGGCTTCAAATAACTTTTGCCTGTTTTCAGCAATGCCAAGCAACCGAGTTGCTTTTTTCCCATTCCCCAGGCTGCCGATTGCATTATACGGGTAGTTGAAAGGTCTAATGCGCCAGTCATATATCTCTCTACAGATGCTGCTGAAAGTGAAACCGGTTTGTTGCAATCACTAGTTATGCTCAATGGGAAGACTGTACCACTAGTTAAACGCCCTGCACGTAATTCAGCGGAAAAATGGGATGCTCTGTTGTATAGGCATGGCCTTGAGGGGGACTCTCAGGTACTATtgctttttattattatttctatttTGCAGATACAGGCTAAAAAAACAATaacttttgataaaaaaaatcaagcatgtgcttgggttttaggaACATTGTTAACCTTCATGGAAAATTGATGTGCACGGGTGACTAGAATAATGGTGGTAGTGGTTGAAAGTGTGGTGTAATGAATGGCGGTAATAATAAATTAATGTCAACAAGTTAACGATTCTTTCATTGTCTATCTATCAATGGGATTAGCATAATAGACAGCTTGCTGAAATTAGTAATAGCTTAATAAGGAGGTCATAATGGTGTGAGGGGAACACTGCTAGCAGTCTCAGTGGGGGGTTGCAGCAGTAATAATAGTAGTTATGGCACTGCTGGATAAGGCATTAGTAGTTGGTGGTAGCAGAATGCAAGTAGTGACAACAGTGCTACCTACCAATATTTAAGTAATGCTAATGCTTGTAGTGTCAACCGTTAAGAATTGGTGGCAAAGTAATACCTCCTGCTGGGTTCTACattaaataaaatcataaagCACTGAGAGGAGAGGTTCCCTTAAGCCAAGATCTTGCTGGCAGTTTAGTGTTGTGATTGTATCTACTACGTGGTTTAACATAAGCTATTGCATTGCATTTTCTTACAATTCCATCACTGTATAGGTGGAGGCTATGCTAGATAAGACAATCTGCGCCATGTCTAGTGTGTTCATCGGAGCGCCTGGATCCACTTTTACAGAGGATATACTTCGACTTCGCAAGGATTGGGGATCAGCATCTTCATGTGATGAATATCTCTGCCAAGGTGAAGATCCTAACTTCATAGCAGACAATGAATGAAGAGAAAGCGCTATAAACTGGGTCATAGTTTCATTCTTCCTATGTGAAACTTTGATCAATGATCTGCCATGAAAGTTGTTGATGTGTACATTTAGTGTATTATAGCAGCCTCAGCCATTTGCAACTTTGCGCACCTCCTCTTagtgaaatgatatattttttctCCCTCGATAATAAAATAACTTGGGACTCCCCAATTtattaattcatttttatttGTCAGCATTGGATTGAAGAAAGTTTTGTATTGACCCAAATTCCAAAAATTTACTGTTAGTATGAGAGTTTATAATATAGCACTAGACATtcttatttcttaatacatttcTATGGAAAAGACCAATTTGTAACCTAAGCTGCGTTGGGTATTGTGATGATGATAAATGTTCAAAGATTATTGCTAGAATGTCtctatatatgtttatgaatatatttttgttattttctttaaCGATATACTATAATAATGaattaataaagaaaatagaaagaaaaaaaaagtcaaatagtcttttaaaaaaatattactgTTTGACACCAAAAGGTGTAATATTCAGGTGTTTAATACTCTAAAAAGAATTGTGGCAcctttgttaataaaataaattatggtGAATTACTTTAtaggaatttaaaaaaaaaaaaaatcttatataGGATTGATCTTTTGGGTAAAAAGTAAGGAGGGTTTGGGTAGCGGATAATTCTAAAAGTTTAGAAGTTTGTAAACTTGTGCAGAGAAGTAATTCTTACGAGAATCTACAGCAAACTTACACAAACATAAATTTATGgggatttttcataaatatggtttttagtgc
This genomic interval from Humulus lupulus chromosome 8, drHumLupu1.1, whole genome shotgun sequence contains the following:
- the LOC133794644 gene encoding O-fucosyltransferase 36-like, yielding MERPDSLSSSDEEDDRHTLIEQNDRKPPNSTRSTFHIDDDDVGHRNNEFRSRIRPRFSSFNSLNKRYLFAIFLPLVIVVLYFSVDVRNLFSTNFSGIRFDSLSDRLRESELRALYLLRKQQLGLFTLWNQTFHDSSSISSNSSSSSNNSSIETQQNLLLEDLKFSVLRQISLNKEIQQVLLSPHRSGNSSSTGLESDSDDPSLGGFGLNRCGKVDQKFSQRKTIEWKPNSNKFLFAICLSGQMSNHLICLEKHMFFAALLNRVLVIPSSKVDYQYNRVLDIEHINKCLGRKAVIAFEEFAEGKKNRMHINRFICYFSLPQPCYVDDEHIKKLKGLGITMGKLESAWVEDVKKPSKRTVQDFLSKFSSSDDVIAIGDVFFADVEKEWVLQPGGPLAHKCNALIEPSRLIMLTAQRFIQTFLGRNFVALHFRRHGFLKFCNAKQPSCFFPIPQAADCIIRVVERSNAPVIYLSTDAAESETGLLQSLVMLNGKTVPLVKRPARNSAEKWDALLYRHGLEGDSQVEAMLDKTICAMSSVFIGAPGSTFTEDILRLRKDWGSASSCDEYLCQGEDPNFIADNE